From Vicinamibacteria bacterium, a single genomic window includes:
- a CDS encoding CDP-alcohol phosphatidyltransferase family protein has product MRIERGTTVGVKESTLQQPPGWREILRAAAVAASKLVAGVFGFARDGIARGIIRIGIPANAVTLAGPVVVSLLFRPLFLGTQWLAGLVLIAAGAFDMLDGAVARISRRSTKFGGFLDSVTDRYTDFLMLFGILVYLLRHIHGPGRTLYLILFGFTVVGTATTSYIRARAENVIPECKVGFMERAERTVTIIIGLLASNVHITLWILAIFTNLISIQRIFYARMVLNDREPKSLFWLWRYPRLTAPHFTLCAALILFLIIGHLFIPRP; this is encoded by the coding sequence TTGCGCATCGAGCGGGGAACCACCGTGGGCGTCAAGGAAAGCACTCTTCAACAGCCGCCTGGCTGGCGGGAGATCCTCCGTGCGGCAGCCGTAGCGGCATCGAAGCTCGTGGCGGGCGTTTTTGGCTTCGCCAGGGACGGCATCGCCCGGGGCATCATTCGGATTGGCATCCCGGCGAACGCAGTGACCTTGGCTGGGCCGGTGGTGGTTTCCCTTCTCTTCAGGCCCCTTTTTCTCGGGACCCAGTGGCTTGCGGGACTCGTGCTCATCGCGGCGGGTGCGTTCGACATGCTCGACGGAGCCGTGGCACGCATCTCGAGAAGATCGACGAAGTTCGGCGGCTTCCTGGACTCGGTGACCGACCGCTATACCGATTTCTTGATGCTCTTCGGCATCCTCGTCTATCTCTTGCGTCACATCCACGGACCGGGGCGCACGCTCTATCTCATCCTCTTCGGATTCACGGTCGTGGGGACCGCGACCACGTCTTACATTCGGGCCCGGGCCGAGAACGTCATTCCCGAATGCAAGGTCGGGTTCATGGAGCGGGCGGAGAGAACCGTCACGATCATCATCGGCTTACTGGCGAGCAACGTTCACATTACGCTCTGGATTCTCGCCATTTTCACGAACCTCATCAGCATCCAGAGAATCTTCTACGCCCGGATGGTGCTGAACGACCGTGAGCCGAAGAGCCTGTTCTGGCTCTGGAGATACCCGCGTCTTACGGCGCCACACTTCACGCTCTGCGCGGCTTTGATACTCTTTCTCATCATCGGCCACTTGTTCATTCCGCGCCCGTAA
- a CDS encoding diacylglycerol kinase family protein, whose product MAARSLPLVIVNPASRGGAGGRDWPHVATALRSHFGPFEHRFTECPGHATALARNAGEAGYGLVVAFGGDGTISEVASGIVTSGHECTIGILPHGTGSDLARSLGLPNRLGDAVRLLRCGRAIAIDVGRVTFADGMVRRFVNATSFGLSAEVAALVNGAGRGYLRGTVAAALAFQPPAVELSLDGRTRRRLSITTVSLHNGRFFGGGMEMAPEAHLDDGRLDVVVVKKLPVRKLLTRAPLLYWGAHQGLAEVEHGRLDRLDAWPVAGDVPLEIDGESGYRLPASFEVEPRKLRVLTRPANPWNP is encoded by the coding sequence TTGGCTGCTCGGAGCCTCCCTCTCGTCATCGTGAATCCCGCCAGTCGCGGCGGCGCCGGAGGGCGCGACTGGCCACACGTGGCCACGGCTCTCCGAAGCCACTTCGGTCCCTTCGAGCACCGGTTCACCGAATGTCCGGGGCACGCGACCGCGCTTGCCCGGAACGCGGGCGAGGCGGGCTACGGTCTCGTGGTGGCATTCGGCGGCGATGGGACGATCTCCGAGGTCGCCTCGGGGATCGTGACGTCGGGCCACGAGTGCACGATCGGAATTCTCCCTCACGGCACGGGATCCGACCTGGCTCGCTCCCTGGGCTTGCCGAATCGGCTCGGCGACGCCGTGCGGCTCCTGCGCTGCGGCCGCGCGATCGCGATCGATGTCGGGCGCGTGACTTTCGCTGACGGTATGGTGCGTCGGTTCGTGAATGCGACGTCGTTCGGTCTGAGCGCCGAAGTCGCTGCTCTCGTCAACGGTGCAGGTCGCGGCTACCTGCGGGGGACGGTCGCGGCCGCGCTCGCGTTCCAACCCCCGGCGGTGGAGCTTTCCCTGGATGGACGTACCCGGCGCCGGCTCTCGATCACCACGGTATCGCTTCACAACGGACGGTTCTTCGGAGGCGGCATGGAGATGGCCCCGGAGGCTCACCTCGACGACGGACGTCTCGACGTCGTGGTCGTCAAGAAGCTCCCCGTCAGAAAGCTCCTGACCCGCGCGCCTCTTCTCTACTGGGGCGCGCACCAGGGCCTGGCTGAGGTGGAGCACGGCCGGTTGGACCGGCTCGACGCATGGCCGGTCGCGGGAGACGTGCCCCTCGAGATCGACGGAGAGTCGGGCTACCGCCTCCCGGCCAGCTTCGAGGTCGAGCCGAGGAAGCTCCGGGTTCTCACCCGCCCGGCCAATCCGTGGAATCCATGA